Within Aliivibrio fischeri, the genomic segment CGAAGAACAACAATGGCTTCTATCAACAAATAGCAATACTTACCAACATCAAGCCGTTGTGGTTGCAAATGGGCACAGATTTACTGATTTTGAGCAAACTAAAGACATTCCAGCAACGCCTGTTCGTGGACAAGTCAGTCATATTCCAACGACAGAATCACTAAAAAATCTGAAAACCGTATTATGTTATGACGGTTACTTAACGCCTGAAAATAGCAAACATCAGACTCATTGTATTGGTGCTAGTTATGATCGTCGTGATTTGGATCTTGCATTTAAAGAGTCAGATCAAATCGAAAATGGCGAGAGATTACGAAAATGTATTCCAAACGAGGTATGGCCAAACGACGTTGATACTAGCGATAACCAAGCTCGTGTAGGCATTCGATGTGCTAGTCGTGATCACCTACCATTTATCGGAAACGTGGTACGTTTTGAAGAGATGCAAGAAAAATACAAAAACATCTATAAGAAACGCCACTGGTTACGTGAAGCTAAAGATATCCCTGTTTATGAAGGTTTGTTCTGCATGTTAACGCTGGGGTCAAGAGGATTAAGCTCTGCACCATTATTGGCTGAAGCCTTAGCATCACAAATTATGGGTGACCCAATTCCACTACCAAATTCAGTGCTTGAAGGATTGCATCCAGGAAGATTATGGGTGAGAAGATTACTGAAAGGAAAACCGTTGGATATTTAAGGAAAGTAAGAGCAGGGACTAGGCCGGTCGCTAGCTCCCTTTCTGGTTTCAGGGGGCTAGTTGTAAGCGATGAACTCACAGCAAACTCCCCTGAATCCTTTGAGCGAAGCGATCTGAACCCTGCTCTGTTACTTAATCGAATCAGCCAAGTGACTTACCGCTAACGCAAAATAATGCGAACGGTTCCAATCCATTAATACTTGGTAGTTGTTATATACAAGGTACGCTCGACCATCTTTATCATCCGGTTGAACTAGCCATGCTTTAATATCTGCATCAGGTAATGCTTTACCTGTTAAACGACGAACACCTAGCTCTTGCCATTGTGCTAACGTCTTACCTTTTTCTTCAGACAACCCTTTTAGGCTCTCTGCATCCAAAGATTCAGGCAATTGCACTTGACGTCCCCACGTATAAGTATCGTCCCAACCTACTTGTTTTAAGTAATTAGCGGCGGAAGCAAATACATCGGCATGTGTATTCCAAATGTCTTTTTTTCCATCACCATTTCCATCAACAGCATAAGATAAAAATGATGTTGGCATAAATTGGCATTGACCCATTGCACCAGCCCATGAGCCTTTCATGTTTTCAGGTGTAATGTGGCCTTGCTGTAAAATGGTCAATGCAGCCATGGTTTGTTTTTTGAAGAACGCTTCACGACGACCGTCATAAGCCAACGTCGTTAATGCTTCAATAACGTTATAACCACCCGTTAATTTACCAAAGTTACTTTCAACACCCCATAATGCAACAATAAATCGAGGTTGAACGCCATACTCTTCACCAATTCGATTTAACACTTTGTAGTGTTTTTTATATAAATCGTTCGCTTGCTTAATTTTCCATTTTGGCACAGCTCGTGGAATATATTCATCCAGAGTTAACTTCTTCTCTGGTTGATTGCGATCTGATTTTACTGCTTTCTCTTTAAATGCAACGTTTTTAAATGCACGTTCTAAAATCGGTTCTGAGATCCCAATTTCCCGTGCTTCATTTTTCAACCCAACAATGTAATCTTGAAAGTCGCCTTCAGGTGTTGCTGATGCTGATGTTGCCAAAAATAAACTGACTATCCCTAGCAGTAATTTTTTCTTCATATAATTAACTCTCTTCTCTTGCTGCTTTATCTTTTTTGTATTTTTCAAGCAGGTTTTCTGGTGGTGGTGGTAACTGCAAAAAGAATCCATTTTCTTTTATTGTTGCTTTTACTTTTTCTACATCAACTGAAGCCAGTTTTCTGCCTTCTAAATTTACCACCATTACCATGGTTGGTGTACCAAACATCGCCATGAGTTCTTGCGGTACAGGAGCAAAATCATCTTTTTTCTCAATATAAAGATAAGCACCTTGTTTTTTCGTACTTTTATAAATAGAACAGAACATTTTATAACCTATTTTTTGAAAGGGTTGCTCTTGCTCTCAACTTATTTCAAATGATTAATGTCTATTTGGTGAGAGGCTTGCTAAAAAGTAGACTTCTGACAATAAGATAACTTGCTGTACAGTCGAAGTGACTATAACATGGTATCAGATTTGTGGTATTAAAATTATCAAGATACAGAATAGTATGACAAAAACAGCCGATTTAAAGGGCAGTAATTTCACCCTTTCAGTATTACATTTGCCTAATGATGACGTTGCCTTAGCATTAAGTATGCTTGAGCAAAAAGTGGCACAAGCGCCTTCTTTTTTTGCTTCTGCACCCGTTGTCGTTAACATTGAAAATGTATCGAATGAAATTAACTTTGTTGAGCTAAAATCTGGAGTCGAACGTACCGGCATGATTCCTGTTGGAATTACAGGCTGTAAAGATAAACAAAAGCAAGCTCAAGCGACGGCTGCAGGCTTTGCGGTAATGACGTCTTTTACACCTCAACAAGTAACGCAAAAAGCAAATATGCAACCAACGAAAGTCGTAAAAACACCGATTCGTTCAGGTCAGCAAATTTATGCGAAAGATGCCGATCTTGTGATCTTAAATCACGTAAGCCCAGGCGCTGAAGTGATAGCAGATGGCAGTATACATATTCACGGTACATTACGCGGCAGAGCAATCGCTGGTGCGAGTGGCCAAGCAGAAGCAAAAGTCTTCTGTAAAAACTTACAAGCTGAGCTAATTTCCATTGCGGGTAATTATTGGCTAAGCGATCAAATTGACAAAGAGTATTGGCATCAAAATGTCATGATCACTATGGTTGAAGACCGTATTCAGATCGATACCCTAACGTTATAGCACAATAGAAAAAGGAATAATAAAAATGGCACGTATTGTCGTTGTGACTTCAGGCAAAGGTGGCGTAGGTAAAACTACTTCTAGCTCTGCAATTGCATCGGGTCTTGCATTGGCTGGCAAAAAAACTGCGGTAATCGATTTTGATATTGGTTTACGTAACCTTGACCTAATTATGGGTTGTGAGCGTCGTGTTGTTTACGATTTTGTAAACGTTATTAACGGTGAAGCAACTCTAAATCAAGCGTTAATTAAAGATAAGCGTGTAGGGAATTTATTTATCCTTCCAGCTTCTCAAACTCGTGATAAAGATGCATTAACCAAAGATGGTGTTCGTCGTGTTCTTGATGAACTGATCGAAATGAACTTTGATTTCATTATTTGTGATTCTCCTGCGGGTATCGAAGCGGGTGCTTTAATGGCACTTTACTTTGCAGATGAAGCGATTATTACCACGAACCCTGAAGTCTCTTCTGTTCGTGACTCTGACCGTATTCTTGGCATCTTAGATTCAAAATCACGCCGAGCTGAAGACTCACTAGAACCTGTAAAACAACACCTACTACTAACACGCTACTGCCCTGCTCGTGTAAACCAAGGCGAAATGTTAAGTGTGGGTGATGTTGAAGAAATTTTAAACATCCCACTTTTAGGTGTAATTCCAGAGAGTCAATCAGTACTAAACGCATCAAACAAAGGTGTTCCAGTAATTTTTGATGAAGAGTCTAACGCTGGTGCAGCATATCAAGATGCTGTCGATCGCTTATTAGGTAAAGAAGTATCATTCCGTTTCTTAGAAGAAGAGAAAAAAGGCATCTTTAAACGACTATTTGGAGGTTAAGCATGGCATTGCTTGAGTTTTTTAGACCACAGAAAAAAGCCACTGCTAACATAGCTAAGGAAAGGCTACAGATTATTGTTGCAGAACGTCGAAATGGCGGCCCTGCACCATCATATTTACCTCAACTTAAAGAAGATATTCTTAAAGTGATCAGTAAATATGTTGAAGTAAATCCTGATATGGTTACTGTTTCTTTAGAACAAAAAGAAGAAGATTTATCGGTTTTAGAATTGAATGTTACTCTTCCTGACGAAGACGATCATTAAACTGACAATACAGTTTTAAACGTGCATTAAAAAGGTGACTCATGAGTCACCTTTTTTTATTTTTGAACTGCTACTTTTCAATCACAGACATAAAGCGCGCTTCTAATAATTCACCACGCCACCCTTTTAATACATCAGGTTTTAACTCTGGTGCTGCGTTCTTTTTCCATTTCCAAGACAATAATTGATTTAGCTGTTTTTTCGATGCTAAAAACTCAGGCATTAAACCCGATTTATCCGAAGCTATTTTCACTTCATCTTTTAGTAATTTAAAGATTTGCTTATAGCCTGGGTAATCCATTAAACGTGTTA encodes:
- a CDS encoding lytic murein transglycosylase, producing MKKKLLLGIVSLFLATSASATPEGDFQDYIVGLKNEAREIGISEPILERAFKNVAFKEKAVKSDRNQPEKKLTLDEYIPRAVPKWKIKQANDLYKKHYKVLNRIGEEYGVQPRFIVALWGVESNFGKLTGGYNVIEALTTLAYDGRREAFFKKQTMAALTILQQGHITPENMKGSWAGAMGQCQFMPTSFLSYAVDGNGDGKKDIWNTHADVFASAANYLKQVGWDDTYTWGRQVQLPESLDAESLKGLSEEKGKTLAQWQELGVRRLTGKALPDADIKAWLVQPDDKDGRAYLVYNNYQVLMDWNRSHYFALAVSHLADSIK
- a CDS encoding YcgL domain-containing protein is translated as MFCSIYKSTKKQGAYLYIEKKDDFAPVPQELMAMFGTPTMVMVVNLEGRKLASVDVEKVKATIKENGFFLQLPPPPENLLEKYKKDKAAREES
- the minC gene encoding septum site-determining protein MinC, which translates into the protein MTKTADLKGSNFTLSVLHLPNDDVALALSMLEQKVAQAPSFFASAPVVVNIENVSNEINFVELKSGVERTGMIPVGITGCKDKQKQAQATAAGFAVMTSFTPQQVTQKANMQPTKVVKTPIRSGQQIYAKDADLVILNHVSPGAEVIADGSIHIHGTLRGRAIAGASGQAEAKVFCKNLQAELISIAGNYWLSDQIDKEYWHQNVMITMVEDRIQIDTLTL
- the minD gene encoding septum site-determining protein MinD, encoding MARIVVVTSGKGGVGKTTSSSAIASGLALAGKKTAVIDFDIGLRNLDLIMGCERRVVYDFVNVINGEATLNQALIKDKRVGNLFILPASQTRDKDALTKDGVRRVLDELIEMNFDFIICDSPAGIEAGALMALYFADEAIITTNPEVSSVRDSDRILGILDSKSRRAEDSLEPVKQHLLLTRYCPARVNQGEMLSVGDVEEILNIPLLGVIPESQSVLNASNKGVPVIFDEESNAGAAYQDAVDRLLGKEVSFRFLEEEKKGIFKRLFGG
- the minE gene encoding cell division topological specificity factor MinE, whose amino-acid sequence is MALLEFFRPQKKATANIAKERLQIIVAERRNGGPAPSYLPQLKEDILKVISKYVEVNPDMVTVSLEQKEEDLSVLELNVTLPDEDDH